TTCGATGCAAGGTAATGCGCTATATGCCAAAGGCTATAATATTTATAGCTTCTTCTTGTTAGTGGCCATCGGTGGGATTCCTTCGGCCATCTCTAAACAAATTTCTGAATATAATGCGATTAATGAATATGGCGTCGGCCAACGGCTCTTTAAACGTGGGTTATTATTAGCTGGTGCGATGGGGATTGCCTCTGGGGCTATTCTCTGGTTTGGTGCGCAACCGATCGCTTTGATTTTTGGCGGTGGCGACCCCCATGTGATTCCGGTGCTACGGGCTTTGGCGATTGCTTTGGTGATTATTCCACCGATGTCTTTAATGCGGGGCTTTTTTCAGGGCTACCAGCAAATGGCACCGTCTGCGGTTTCTCAGTTTGTTGAACAAGTTTTTCGGGTCGTCTACATGTTGGCGGCCACGTATTTTATCATGCGTATTCAAAATGGTGACTGGGTTAATGCGATTATGCAATCGACCTTTGCGGCCTTTATTGGGGCCGCTGCCAGTTGTTTACTGTTAGGGTGGTATTATTACCGTCAACGACCGGAACTCAATCGGTTGGCCGCTCAGAGTGAGGCCAAGTTAGTTATTCCGGTTTGGCAACTATTTAAAGATATTATTGTGCAAGCCATTCCATTTATTGTGATTGATACGGCCACGACGGTCTTTAACTTATTAGATCAAGCGACTTTTCAGCCAATCATGCAGGCGACTTTCCATATTAAGGTGGAAAGTATCAATACGCTCTATGCGTTATTTGCTTTTAATTCCAATAAATTAGTGATGATTATTGTCTCGTTAGCCTCTGCGATTGCAATTACCGTGGTGCCATTATTATCAGAATCATTAGCGGCACAAAACTTGCGTAATATTCGGCAACAACTAGAAGATGCGATTATTTTGTTCCTGTTCATTATGATTCCGGGCGCGTTAGGCATGGCAGCGGTCGCGCAACCTTTGAATACGTTATTTTATGGCTACGACCAAACGGGGGCCGTGATTTTACAAATTGCCGCTTTTACGGCGATTATTCTCGGG
This region of Lactobacillus sp. CBA3605 genomic DNA includes:
- a CDS encoding polysaccharide biosynthesis protein, whose amino-acid sequence is MSEEPKADQPQSGHVNSEADAHQKMVRGSAWMTAGSLFSRILGAIYIIPWVMWLGSNSMQGNALYAKGYNIYSFFLLVAIGGIPSAISKQISEYNAINEYGVGQRLFKRGLLLAGAMGIASGAILWFGAQPIALIFGGGDPHVIPVLRALAIALVIIPPMSLMRGFFQGYQQMAPSAVSQFVEQVFRVVYMLAATYFIMRIQNGDWVNAIMQSTFAAFIGAAASCLLLGWYYYRQRPELNRLAAQSEAKLVIPVWQLFKDIIVQAIPFIVIDTATTVFNLLDQATFQPIMQATFHIKVESINTLYALFAFNSNKLVMIIVSLASAIAITVVPLLSESLAAQNLRNIRQQLEDAIILFLFIMIPGALGMAAVAQPLNTLFYGYDQTGAVILQIAAFTAIILGLFTVVSALMQGLSRNRDVIRFYLIGLGVKLVLQWPCIALLSAAGPLVATAIGMLVASLLILHDLEVNFGVRYVKLLPKINRILMYSIVTYVAAKVAVYGLNLIFNEQRQTQALIILLIAVAIGGGVYVYFALRSRLADIMIGAKADGLRRKLRIK